CATGCTGTTTCCATAGCAATTACGGAACTATACTTGTCTTGCATAAATAAATCCAAGGGCCAGATCGTTTTGTATTTCTGAATACGAAGCTCTTTCCTTCATCTCTTATGGCAACTCTCCACGAGAAGAACCACCACGACTGCAGGCGGTGACTGCATGAGTTCAAGGGGCGGAGCACGGTCTGCCAGAACTGGCATCCCCAGCTGGTAGAAGGTTCCTTTCCCCAAGATCAATGAAGAAGGGAAAAGGGCGATGGGAGTTCATTCATCATCCTTCCATCTAACTGGAGCTTCCGACTGCTTGAATCTCTGTGATCCAACCTTTCTTCCACAACCTCTAGAAAGTCACCTCTCATGGTTTCTTTATGCAAGGCATAACGCCATGCCTTCCACGTCAGAACCCAATAATACTACAATGCCCTTGTAAAAGAGTGTTTCAgagtgtttttgaattttttttgttaattttttttatatattttttcattattttaatatactatattaaaaataattttttaaaaaattaaaaaatattattttaatatatttttaaataaaaaatatattaaattattataattattataatcccAAACAGGTCCCTAACTAGCGGATAATGGGAAAAGATTTTTAGGAGGGTGAACAAGCCTAACAGCCTGGGGTATAAAGGGATTAAAAGTAACAGGGTGTATATGAAATCTTTAGAACTTGGGGGACCAAAATCAGGAGTATTTATGAAACTTTAGAAAGTAACGGGGTGTGAATTTAAAAAAGACATCACGATTTAATCCCCTTGTCATTTATTGATTTAGTAATGCTgggcataatattttttgtaaaagtattttttaattaaaaatatattattattattattattattattattatacattagcatataaaaaattatcaaaaaatatctaaaaaattaatttaacatatttttttaaaaaatagattaaaacaCAACTAAGAACCCCGGAGCACTGGACATTAGGAGTACATGGTATTCATGCTATCTTTTTAGCGTAGTGTGTCCCTTCACATCAAGAAATATAGAAAACACTGAAAgtgtggggtttttttttatttttctattgtaTACTTACTACTCACTCTTATATTTTACTGTTGAtttattgcttttatttatttatttagtcctcaatttttttttcaggaatgcatcatttttttgatcaaattaaagaataatgaaatcaaagactaatgataaaaataaaaaataaaaaataaaaaaatcaaagtgaaaaaacgccacaaataaatgatgatttcaaagttttcacaaaaaattcattttagttcTTAAACTTTACATATCATACCTATTCattccctcaatattttttcaattcaattttgatataaaaaaaaaaattgttatttttttagttttttatttgagagatgagagagagatcACCAAATTTTAAtagtagagagagaaaaatatcgTTGGCATCGATTTCAGCTACCAAAACGATCAATTTTTGTgttaaataatttcatttaatgataGAAGTTCaacttagatgttttttttgttacattgaAAGtgtcttaaaaaacaaatataaacttgatttttttttttaagttgatttcaggttttgagactttgtttttttgttttttgaggtCATGATTGGATTTATCAAGGTGTCTAGaatgttttttgaatattttaggttaaaaataggtttttgaataaaaaacctcCGGCCTTGACTTTTTGGTCACCGGTAATTAGAATCTAAGCAAAATTAGACGATGTGTCATTTgccatcatttattttttttcaaaaaaattagagcAAATAACATctggcataaaaaaataaaggatcaaGTGTATATGCCTTTACTAGATGGTCAAGTGTGTTGGCCAGCCCAATAACacctagcttttttttttcttttatttatggtttttttctatgtttttgtttcaaaataaatttttaatttagatttaaattaatatttattctctcatttaatattttttttattttagcctttttaaataaaaattattttttagttattttctatACATTTAGTCtttggaaaaattattttaattcatttataattttttctttttatgttttacataaatagaaaaatattaatttttttataatattctaatatgtgtaatattacataatattttattttctttaatttaatttaatcaatttcttgtgtctattttttttattgttaaataaaaaaattattttgttaaataaagtCATTAAAGACAATCGGGTTAAAGATTCATATTATGAagtcaaatatcttgatttatatatttttttattttttttatttttatcttgatttattgttaataattttttatttatttattaatacatttatatgtatgcataaattttttactttatatttaacattgaaaaaatctatatacaatttattttataaaaaaaataatctaacacCCTATAAAGTTGAAAtataccaaataaataaataaatataattaacaagTGTCCCGACTACTTTCATGGATGAAAGTGCCTGAGCTCTATGCAAGAAGAATTGGGGCTTACAGATACGTCAGTCCCTTCCAATTTAAGATTGGCAGATGAGAGCAAAGTAGAAAGTAACTAGTAAAAATGCCAAATGTAGTTGTGAAAGAAGGGAGTAGACCACCCTGGGTGGGCTTGGTAGCAGCAGTATGGGTTTTCATAGCAGCTGGGAATGGCTACAACTTCCCACTATACTCTCCTTCACTGAAATCAGTGTTGGGTTTTAACCAGCAGCAAATAACAATCTTGGGGGTGGCTAAGGATATTGGAGAGAGTGTAGGTTTGCTCCCTGGCATTGTCTGCAACAAGTTCCCTCCATGGGCTCTGCTTTCTGTTggtgttgttttttgtttcttgggCTATGGTGTTCTCTGGTTTGCTATTACCCAGAGTGTTTCTGGCCTGCCCTATTGGGTGGTAAGTGatcatctttttcctttttctagcTGCTTAGTTGCATTTAAGTGGATTTGTtgattggagttttttttttcctacactGCACAAAACATAGAATCTTGATTGCCTGGGATTTAGAGCTTGATGGGTTTTCCAAATTTGATCGCTGAAATTGCAGGGTGATGACTGCTTAGTATCTGTCTCTTTTCTAGTATTCTTTATCACtccctatttatttgtttgtttgttgtctttcttttctggGCTGCCCATTTAAGATTGATTAACATGGATAGTTTTCCAGACAAGTCTAGGGTTCTGCTTTTGTGTTTGATTGGAGTTTCTCGAGAATCATACCATGGGGTCCGGTTCCATGATGTTTGAAACACTCAATAATTTGAGAACTATATAACTATTAGTATCATTACAGGAAGAATTTGCTTTGAGTtgtcatcttttttattaggaaacaattaaattttcGCAGGCATAGTTGAGGATCTGATTAGCAGTCATTTTCCTTGTATAATTTCTGATTAGTTGGTTACAGTAGGGGACTGCAACCAACtaatttggtttagtttttgtgTCTTGAAGGGAGGACTGCCTCGTGTTCCCCCTATTAGATGAGGGATTCTaatgtttcatttttcttctgaaATAGTGAGTGTGATAAAATCTTGTTGCAGGTAAAAAATGATCCCTCGAACCTTGTGGATGACATTACCACCAACGGTCATGCTCATAACCTGCATTCTTTTTACATTGGCTCTTAATGGAATTATTTACGCTGCAATTCCTCTTCTCGGCATCTGCTATGAAATTTTGTATGCTATAATGGTGCCTACCGCTTCCAAGCTTTTTGGCTTGAAacattttggtttgatttacaGCTCCATGGGGCTAGGCAATCCTACTGGTGCACTTCTCGTCTCAGGTTTGCTTGCTGGTTTTGCATATGATGCTGAAGCTGCTAAGCAAGATAGCTCTGCTTGTGTCGGTCATGATTGCTTCGAGGTAACATTCCTGGTTCTAGCTGGTGTCTGTGGGTTCGGGACAATCTTGAGCATAATTTTGACAGTTAGAATTCGGCCAGTTTACCAACTACTTTATTCAGAGGGTTCTTTCCGTCTGCCTCAAACACCCGGCCATTGACCAGTGGAGATTACTATTATCGTCTAATGAAGTTGAGAGTTCCTTTTTTGCAGAGGCATGCTTCGTTGTCGTAGTACTCTAGACAGTGGCCTACAGCGTCTGTATCTAGCTAGATGCTGCGATTACTAAGGTGCTATATTTTGTTTGTCATCGGCATCTTTGTTTAGTCATACTGTTAGAGGAAGGCACATCCAAGTTGTATCACCTTTTGAGGAAGGTTATTGCAATGCTATGTCAACACAAATCAGGATTGTGTAGGGGAAATCATCTTGGAAttgtttcaacattttttttcctatacaTCATTATGCAGGTGcctattatttatgtttcttaaaaaaaattcttgaggTAGAAAGAGCAGTATCTGTGTTAAAGATCAGCTCCCTCTTCCTTGCTTTGCTGCTCGAATCTGCACGCACTTTGCCTTGTCTCTATGCACCTCTTTATTGCCAGCTGCTTTGATCTGTTGCCACTTCCTCGAGGAAGTGGTTAATGTAGCCAACTGAGTGAAAACATGAATCTACCAAAGGAAACCTagggctccgtttgtttgcaggaaagtagtttccttttagaaagtgaattccgtggaaagtaaattcctggaaagtgaattccggaaaagtattttccgatgtttggtagtattatggaaaatgaactggaaaatactttccagtgtttggttgtgttatggaaaatgaactggaaaaataatttattaatgaattaaattttttttcaagtttatctaatatatataaaatatttaatataaaatatttaatcacttacaattgtcataacccaatttttgacctttttattttattatttaaaaaaaaaagatgatgaaaaataaaaataaaataaatgaaggattaattaaaatttgggttaagggcaacatgattggaaatttaaagatttaattaaactcttgactagtttaattaattaaatcaagggtttaattggagaattgatttaattaaaatttagattattttaattaatgaaatcaagagtttaattgaagaattaatgagtttaaggaattaattaaactttgatttaatcaaaaacccaccgctttgcattttaattaactgCTACAGTGgcaagcgaattataattcacttgctacagtggcaagtgaattatatcatTGCCTACTgtggcaagtgaattatatcgcttgccactgtagcaagtgaagtATATCGCTTgccactgtagcaagtgaagtATATCGCTTgccactgtagcaagtgaaggCGTGCGCTACGCACGccgaaaggaaagtgttttccttttctaatagaaggaaaacattttccttcgAGCACGTTATTAATTCTAGGTGGatggaattcagtttcctttcattattttcctttatcgtcgccaaacataggaaaagcaggaaagtgaattccaggaattcactttcctacaATCAAACACGGCCCTAATGATATAGAGGAGTAAAATCGATCCACAAAAGTGAATCTTATCATATTCTTTACCAAAAGACAATATGTCTGGACTTGTTCCTGCACAGAATCTTCTTCACTACATGTCCTAAAACAATCAATCCAGTAACAGGCACTAAAGCTGCTAATGCTTTCCTTTGCCTGCAAGCACGCAAGCAAGGGAGACCATCTCATACTAAAATAGACCCTGGTGCCAAATTGTGCCCCCATCTCACCCACCCAACAGGAATGAAAACAAGATCAAAATGTTACTACCAAACTAGACTCGAGACTCTATGGTGGAAGAGCACAAAAAAAGCCATCTCTCACCGCTTAAACTGaaatcaagaaggaaaaaacaaaagaaaacaaaaacaattcatgtTGGTTTCAAATTCTGGAACATGGTATCCCACCTGAACTCTTCAACACCAGTTGTCCAATACCCTTCGTCATCGTCCTCTAACTTCTCCTCTTTGTTGAGATCACAAGTCACAGGACTCGAAAAACTATCAAGGGCTGGCGCAGCAGAAATCATAGGAGTGTTTGAAAAACTACCATTTGTAAGCAACAACTTGCTTTGTTTAGCCATCATCAACTTCTTGTTCCTCTTCAACATGGCTCCTCTCCATCTGTTACCGTAAACAGGCCCGGGAACAAGAACAAGAGCCGACTCCTCGCGGTGAACCCATGTCCTTACGTACTTAGCTAGAGACCTCTTTGTTCTCTTGATTGCAACAAGAACCCTTGCCATGGCACGTGAGCTCGCTCCCTTCTCCTTTCTTGCAAGCTTGAGGATCTCGAGCCTGTGTTTGGCTATTGACACCCCCATgctttgaagaaattcatgGTTAAAGTAAgctatgtcttcttcttcaagcTCATTGTGAGCGAAGGCAAGGCCATATTCATACACAAGAGAAGGCTCCAGGCCAGTTTTCGATAGCCACGAGAACCAATCCATAGCTTTTGTGTGCTTCAATGTCTTCGagaagagtgtgtgtgtgtgtgcgtgtgtaaTGTGGTGGAGAGGCAATtgtaaaacaagaagaaaaggtgGAGTTGCTAGTAGACTTGGACGTTTCTTCAGGAgcttagcttttttatttttttctcttataaattGTTATGGTGGGTGAATGTCGAAAGTGACTTAAAGAGAAGATATTAAAGGGAGGAGGGGAGGGTTTCCATGGCCGTGTTCCCTCCAAATATGCGGCCAAATTGCCATCAAGCTCTCGAGGAGTGAAACCTAAGGACTCCATGTGGAGATGGTAATGCCATCAATCACGGCATGGGAAAAGGCTAATGGTAGGGACACAACAGCACTTGTCTTTGAGTGTGTGAAGTGTGGCTAAGGCCTAAGGGAGGAAAGTGGCAAGTGGGAGTGCATCTTCAAACACGGCAACTACTTGGGAAAAAGAAAGATGGGTCTTCTTTTCGATAGAATTAGAGCAATCAAATCCTCTTCATTGCTACCAAGGGATTTGAACCAATCTCAATTATGGGAATTTCTGTAAGCAATCAACCAAATTCTTCACCGATTTTAATTAAGCATCTAATCATGTAGAACTTGTTTCTTTTGAGTAATAAATTGCTGGATATTTGgtagatttaaatttttaattataagatgCATAATGAAATATcttatttatctttataaaaatatcttggTTGCTAAATATGAGTGTTTtggtcttatctttttatctaagTAGTAAAATACCTCCTTACCCTTGGggctttgttttttatgcctCGGATttgaagggattttttttagtttccctattagtttctccttttattttgggtaGAGTGGAgggtagttttgttttttaattaattaaaggtgttttaaaaaaatctcgtCGGTGTGTGTTGGGCATTCGTTGGCCACTCTATCATCTTTGGACGACCCGTGCTGCTAATTCTAGTAATAAAAAATGACTTCTCGGGATGTTTTTAGATTCATCTCAATATCTCCTCCATATCACGATGGCTtgtatagaaaacaaaactctAGTTTGGCTTTAacgactattttttttttctttctttcttttctctctctcccttgaTTTTAAGCCCTACCCTGCAATATTTCAAATCCTCCCCTTAACTTCTCTTTTTTCGATTTAGTCCCTAATATTTTggttaatatttgaaataactatgaaaattaaaatttgtttcaatctcatccttatttgaattttttatatatcagatctagtctttttttcttttaattgttatttatgtcatatgagataatttttataatttattttttttgtcgatttcaccttggattttttttttcctatcaggTTTTATACTTATTcatttgattgttgttttttttgtttgccaaattttttttagttttttttttatactcaaTTCCAtactttaatattgagttgatttgaATTTGAACTTCTTCGTTAAGCCAATGTTTAGAATTTCTCAAACAGAAATTTGAGAAATTAACTCAAGACATTCATGaaggatatttattttattagagattaggttttgtgttttttttatatgctttctaagtcttttaatttttttatttggttaggtTATCTTACGtctttttaccttttcttctttgttaaatatatttttttcaaaaaaaaaatatatatatatatatatatatatacataattttgaaaacaatacatgttaaatataaaatatatttttttatattttattttgtcttatcCACCATAACCAAAAAGATACAAAGATGGTTGTTTTGTCTTGCACATCACTATCAAACATAATTATATCTTTGTCTTATTTTCTATCTTGTTTCCCTTGTCTCCGTCTATTTTGTCCTGGAACAGTAACCAAACGCTACATAACTGACATAACACCTAACTAGCTATGATAAACTAGACTTGCATTGTAAATTTTTATCCAAATAAGACACAATTTTAATTCACAATCCATATACATCATTGTTTGAGACCCTTAACACATATGATGTGTGTTTTTATGGTGTTTATAAAAATTAGTATGCCTTATTATAATCATCatagttttattaataaattagatttcTGGTAAGTGTTTTGTTACAtgccaatcaatttttttatgtaaaataattataaaaaaaatctaaaacccaagtcatcaaatcaattggcaatttaaataatatgaataaaagaacacaacaacaaaagaaaacaagataaaaagaacCTGACATAAGCCCACTCAGAATAtcaaaaaaaacctaatgttTAATGGCAAAACtgctaaataaaaaactttcaaaaagcaacaaaaaaaacctagttaAACTAGGTTAACTCAAAAGATTAAGttaacttcataaaaataaaaaagaagaaaacaaggaTCACTTGAaaggaatgagaaaaaaaaatcatgaagatcaattttcaatatatcaaatattgaatgatgagaatgaaataaataattttaaaaacaaaagtcaactcATGTTAATTTTGGAGACTATTGACTCTGTTTATAGACTCGAGACTGACcccaaagaaagaaaattgtaagaaataagaaagcaaaactctaaaaaaagggtagaaaataatataaaaaacatcaacttaaaaaaaataaaaaagagagagaaaacctaAACAAACCTTCTAACCTTGATCTAATCTCCAAAACTTGTAACTCATGAAATTTTAGACCtgagttgaattaaaaaacttaattctcaaccaatttgatttgaagggtgaaattgtaaaaaaaaatatcaatttaaaaaacttgcaaaagcaaaaaagataACAGTAAAaggaatgaagatcaaatttaaaagattaaaaaatagaaagggtgaattgaaaaacatttgtgattttatgatgcaagtgtgttttattttttatttaaaaaaaaataaaataaggtcaTACAATTGACCGATGAAAAAAACAGGCTACTatatggacaaaaaaaaaaccaccaaaaaagaatagttaaaaaatcatataaaagaaaagtaaaataaaaaaaaatcataattattaataatataaatattgaatgataaaactgggaaaaaaaaaatcggcttcaaaaaagaggaaaaaaaccaagaacaCTCGGATGAACCTTCTAAACCTAGGCAAAGGTCTCACACTTGCAACCTATTAAATCTTAAACTCAGACTGAATCAAGAAGCTCAATACCAACCAATTTTATTGATTAGCCaaagtaaattcaaaaaaagaaaaacaattacaaagacaaaaaaacccaggtcattttaaaaatcattgaaaattcttagagaaagaaaataaatttatctcaaataaaataaataacaatcaaaataataagaactaaattaaaaaaaaaataaagggacatgaaataaaaatgaattctaACCttatcaattgttttaaaaaaaaatcattttaaatattgaaggaaggaatcaagaaaatgtttttaaggAATTGgccaaaaaaaacccatcaaagaacaataaacaaaaaaaaaacccaagataaTCGACTCTTTTTTTAGACCAACAAAAATATCCATAGAAAGcaagttaaaaaaactaagtaaaTTAGggcaaatatatttaaactgatcaaatatttaaaactcGCAACTTGTGAAACTCTAGATTTGGTTCTATTCAAGAAGTTTATTacgaatcaatttaaaaatattaatttaaaaaactttccaaagaaaaaaattggaaagtAAAAGAATTGAGATTAGATttgatagggaaaaaaaaacaaagaagagtgaaatcgtaagataaaattaatttaaaaaaataattccaattaaaactaatagtaattaaaagaaaattcaaaagatgaaaattgaagggcaatgaaattcaaaaggcaaaccaattttataacttattcaagatgaatatatatatatatatatatatatatatatatatatatatatatatataataaaaggagaagggatcaaatttgaagaattgttcttgaatttttaagggGATGGTGTGAAAATATAGATGGGGAAAAATGGCCATATAATCTTGTCACTCCATCACGTTGAGGACACTAAAATCTTTCAAATGCTGCATCGAAATGTAGCATTTTATGACCGAACAACCCAACACACgccatctaattttttaaaaataatatttaatatatatcaaatacaaaaatatgagTAATCTTTAGatctataataaaaacaatgtaaaatcattataaaaaaaaattgtgagagAGTTAAGTTGATTTTATCTCCAATGGCATCAAAATCattatactattttaaaaaaattaaaaaaaaccaaaacatccCTGAGTAATaggcattatttttttaaggttaaacatgtaattttaccatgaaaaaagataaatctaACCCTCATAcaatctctaaaaaataattgtattatagtaaaaaaaaactacttttcctTTAATgcctagttaaaaaaaatttcaagtc
This region of Populus alba chromosome 3, ASM523922v2, whole genome shotgun sequence genomic DNA includes:
- the LOC118037852 gene encoding uncharacterized protein: MDWFSWLSKTGLEPSLVYEYGLAFAHNELEEEDIAYFNHEFLQSMGVSIAKHRLEILKLARKEKGASSRAMARVLVAIKRTKRSLAKYVRTWVHREESALVLVPGPVYGNRWRGAMLKRNKKLMMAKQSKLLLTNGSFSNTPMISAAPALDSFSSPVTCDLNKEEKLEDDDEGYWTTGVEEFRWDTMFQNLKPT